A genome region from Chryseobacterium sp. G0186 includes the following:
- a CDS encoding 2-isopropylmalate synthase: protein MNSEKIEIFDTTLRDGEQVPGCKLNTEQKLVIAERLDELGVDIIEAGFPISSPGDFESVAEISKLVRNAKVCGLTRANKKDIDTAAEALKFAKKPRIHTGIGTSDSHIKYKFNSTRENIIERAAEAVRYAKGYVEDVEFYAEDAGRTDNDYLAKVCEAVIKAGATVLNIPDTTGYCLPEEYGQKIKYLRENVKGIEKAVLSCHCHNDLGLATANSIVGAVNGARQIECTINGLGERAGNTALEEVVMILKQHKQLNLHTDVNSVMLNEMSTMVSELMGMAVQPNKAIVGANAFAHSSGIHQDGVIKNRETYEIIDPAEVGVNASSIILTARSGRSALAYRFKHIGYDVTKNELDYLYQEFLKIADLKKEIDNDDLALIMEVCSRKIG, encoded by the coding sequence ATGAATTCTGAAAAAATTGAAATTTTTGATACCACACTGCGAGATGGAGAACAGGTTCCCGGATGTAAACTGAATACGGAACAAAAACTGGTTATTGCTGAAAGACTTGATGAGCTGGGAGTTGATATCATTGAGGCGGGGTTTCCAATTTCCAGTCCTGGAGATTTTGAATCTGTTGCTGAAATTTCAAAACTGGTAAGAAATGCGAAAGTATGCGGATTGACAAGAGCTAACAAAAAAGACATTGATACGGCTGCCGAAGCTTTAAAATTTGCAAAAAAACCAAGAATACATACAGGAATTGGAACTTCTGATTCTCATATCAAGTATAAATTCAACTCAACAAGAGAAAATATTATTGAAAGGGCTGCTGAAGCAGTAAGATATGCGAAAGGATATGTAGAGGATGTAGAATTTTATGCTGAAGATGCCGGAAGAACGGATAATGATTATCTGGCAAAGGTATGCGAAGCGGTGATCAAAGCCGGAGCTACTGTTTTAAATATTCCTGATACTACAGGGTATTGTTTACCTGAAGAATACGGACAGAAAATAAAATACCTTAGGGAAAATGTAAAAGGAATTGAAAAAGCGGTCTTGTCATGCCATTGTCATAATGATTTAGGTTTGGCGACGGCAAATTCGATTGTAGGAGCTGTCAACGGAGCACGTCAGATAGAATGCACCATCAATGGGTTGGGGGAAAGAGCAGGAAACACAGCTTTGGAAGAAGTGGTGATGATCCTGAAACAGCACAAGCAACTAAATCTTCACACGGATGTAAATTCTGTCATGTTGAATGAAATGAGTACAATGGTCTCCGAATTAATGGGAATGGCCGTACAACCCAATAAAGCCATTGTAGGAGCTAATGCATTTGCCCACAGCTCAGGCATCCATCAGGATGGGGTGATCAAAAACAGGGAAACCTATGAAATTATTGATCCGGCAGAGGTTGGAGTAAACGCTTCTTCCATCATTCTTACAGCCAGAAGCGGACGCTCAGCATTGGCTTATCGATTTAAGCATATCGGGTATGATGTTACCAAGAATGAACTGGATTACCTATATCAGGAATTTTTAAAAATAGCAGACCTTAAAAAAGAAATAGATAATGATGATCTGGCCTTAATCATGGAGGTTTGCAGCAGAAAAATAGGATAG
- a CDS encoding nucleoside triphosphate pyrophosphohydrolase family protein, which yields MDKIDSLNQVAEFHTTFKAPILDTPQIPSPERCNLRVELLQEELNELKQAIADNNIVEIADALCDLQYVLSGAVLEFGLGNKFVELFNEVQRSNMSKACDNEEQANETVEFYKEKEVESFYEKSGEKFNVYRKADHKVLKNKYYSPADLKSIIEK from the coding sequence ATGGATAAAATTGATAGTTTGAACCAAGTAGCAGAATTCCATACTACTTTTAAAGCACCTATTCTAGACACCCCACAAATTCCTTCCCCAGAAAGATGTAATCTTAGAGTAGAACTTTTACAGGAAGAATTAAATGAACTGAAGCAAGCCATTGCAGATAATAATATTGTGGAAATTGCAGACGCACTTTGTGATTTACAATATGTTTTGAGTGGTGCGGTATTAGAATTCGGACTTGGCAATAAATTTGTAGAGCTATTCAACGAAGTGCAGCGTTCCAATATGTCTAAGGCATGTGACAATGAAGAGCAGGCCAATGAAACCGTTGAATTCTATAAAGAAAAGGAAGTAGAATCTTTTTATGAAAAGTCTGGTGAGAAATTCAATGTATACAGAAAGGCTGACCATAAAGTACTGAAAAACAAATACTATTCTCCTGCTGATTTAAAATCAATTATTGAGAAATAA
- the leuC gene encoding 3-isopropylmalate dehydratase large subunit has product MNNDKKTLFDKVWDAHVVETIPDGPQIIYIDKHLIHEVTSPQAFAELESRDLEVFRPEQIVATADHNVPTLHQEQPIRDELSRNQVQQLTENCQKNNIELFGLGHQYQGIVHIIAPELGITQPGMSIVCGDSHTSTHGAFGAIAFGIGTSQVAQVFASQCLLLNKPKSMRITVNGKLNENVQPKDVILYIISKIGTDGGTGYFCEYAGNVFEEMSMEGRMTVCNMSIEMGARGGMIAPDEITFDYVKGREFAPKGEEWDEKVAYWNTLKTDDKAVFDKELTFNASEIYPMITYGTNPGMGISIHETIPAPQSESEAKALQYMGLEAGQILSSIKVNYVFIGSCTNARIEDFRSAAQYIKGKSKSEAVNALIVPGSQQVVKQIYEEGLDKIFNDAGFQIRQPGCSACLAMNDDKIPDGEYCVSTSNRNFEGRQGQGARTILASPLTAAKAAIEGKISAFESLN; this is encoded by the coding sequence ATGAACAACGATAAAAAGACCCTCTTTGATAAAGTCTGGGACGCCCATGTAGTAGAAACTATCCCTGACGGGCCACAAATCATCTATATTGATAAGCATTTAATTCATGAAGTAACAAGTCCACAGGCCTTTGCAGAGCTTGAGTCCAGGGATCTGGAAGTCTTCAGGCCTGAACAAATTGTAGCTACGGCTGACCATAATGTGCCTACACTTCACCAGGAGCAGCCCATTCGTGATGAATTATCAAGAAACCAGGTGCAGCAACTCACTGAGAATTGCCAGAAAAATAATATTGAATTATTCGGGCTAGGACACCAGTATCAGGGAATTGTTCACATCATTGCTCCTGAACTGGGAATTACACAACCCGGTATGAGCATTGTGTGTGGTGACAGCCATACTTCTACCCATGGAGCTTTTGGAGCGATTGCCTTTGGGATTGGAACCAGCCAGGTTGCACAGGTATTTGCCAGCCAATGCTTATTGCTGAACAAGCCAAAATCGATGAGAATTACCGTGAATGGAAAGCTTAACGAAAATGTTCAGCCTAAGGATGTTATTCTTTATATCATTTCAAAGATAGGAACTGATGGCGGAACAGGCTACTTCTGTGAATACGCAGGGAATGTGTTCGAGGAAATGTCCATGGAAGGAAGGATGACTGTTTGTAATATGAGTATTGAAATGGGAGCCCGAGGAGGAATGATTGCCCCTGATGAAATTACTTTTGACTATGTAAAAGGAAGAGAATTTGCTCCAAAAGGAGAAGAGTGGGATGAAAAAGTAGCGTATTGGAATACTTTGAAAACTGACGATAAGGCTGTATTTGACAAAGAACTCACCTTTAATGCATCAGAAATTTATCCAATGATAACCTACGGAACAAACCCTGGAATGGGAATTTCTATTCATGAAACTATTCCTGCACCACAAAGTGAATCTGAAGCGAAAGCTTTACAATATATGGGATTGGAAGCAGGGCAAATATTATCCAGTATTAAAGTGAATTATGTATTCATAGGAAGTTGTACCAATGCGAGAATAGAGGACTTCCGATCTGCAGCTCAGTATATTAAAGGAAAAAGCAAGTCTGAGGCAGTCAACGCATTGATTGTTCCCGGTTCTCAGCAAGTAGTAAAACAGATCTATGAAGAAGGGTTAGATAAAATCTTTAATGATGCAGGTTTTCAGATCCGTCAACCCGGCTGTTCAGCTTGTCTGGCAATGAATGACGATAAAATTCCGGATGGTGAATATTGTGTGTCCACCTCAAACAGAAACTTTGAGGGAAGACAGGGGCAGGGTGCGAGGACTATTCTGGCAAGCCCGCTTACTGCAGCAAAGGCAGCAATAGAAGGTAAAATTTCAGCTTTTGAAAGTTTAAACTAA
- a CDS encoding DUF4230 domain-containing protein, producing the protein MRNYKTILSFAAGAGVMILLFFGVKSCFNLGEKTEKSDYYILTNQISKMNKMVVMEQNNSTMQKTKMGYEVFGKEVSSNSIITYTKTNAQVSYDLNKMKIEVDSINKKLVITELPDAEIRITPSVEIQSLDDSFFNRISEKDIKNVTAKAKETAIKSIDQNQLRNEGRKQLMENLNNIFVLAKALNYTIEDKTGKIGILGL; encoded by the coding sequence TTGAGAAATTATAAGACAATCTTATCATTCGCAGCAGGTGCAGGAGTTATGATACTTCTGTTCTTTGGTGTTAAATCCTGCTTTAATCTTGGTGAAAAAACTGAGAAGTCAGATTATTATATTCTGACCAACCAGATTTCCAAAATGAATAAAATGGTGGTGATGGAGCAAAACAACTCCACAATGCAGAAAACAAAGATGGGATATGAGGTTTTTGGAAAAGAAGTATCCAGCAACAGCATTATTACGTACACCAAAACCAATGCGCAGGTCTCCTATGATCTTAATAAAATGAAGATTGAGGTAGATTCCATCAACAAAAAACTGGTTATTACAGAACTTCCTGATGCAGAGATAAGAATTACACCCAGCGTTGAAATTCAATCTTTGGATGATTCTTTTTTTAATAGAATTTCTGAGAAAGACATTAAAAATGTAACAGCAAAAGCTAAGGAAACTGCCATTAAATCTATTGATCAGAATCAACTGAGAAATGAAGGACGCAAACAGCTAATGGAAAATCTTAATAATATCTTTGTTTTGGCAAAGGCTTTGAATTATACGATAGAAGATAAGACCGGAAAGATCGGTATTCTTGGACTCTAA
- a CDS encoding zinc-dependent metalloprotease, with amino-acid sequence MKKQLLMMGMLVLSGISFAQTDRLWSKGSQKTSSSVFENVSNINDPRLFNVDINGLKNILARTPKNVTEKSNIIISFPNSLGKMENFRVTENSNFDPELAAKYPDIKSYVGQGIGDQSSTVYFSISTLGLSSMEIYGDKSAIFIEPYTKDLSTYIVYKKSDRRDNLNKLECKVLETAEKGTSHTDTAKNANDATLRTYRLALSCTGEYTSYFGGTKAQALAAMNNTMTRVNAIFENDFAARMVLIPNNDAIIYTNANSDPYSVSSQMDKWNNELMNALSSTIGNENFDIGHLFGKDGGGGNAGCIGCICNNDMSTYVYQGITYPNNYKGSGYTSPSNGVPSGDTFDIDYVAHEMGHQFGGNHTWSYSTQSGLQPVEPGSGSTIMGYAGITNYDVQKNSDAFFHAQSIQQITNTIKATTCSVNTPTGNTIPTANAGLDYTIPKSTPFVLTGSGTDADGDPLTYIWEQMDKGTSSQTGSNSAATATKTAGPTFRSWTPVTSPVRYFPRMASVLTGATTTAGMEINVEALSSVSRDLNFRFTVRDNKLGGAGNSSDDTKITVNAAAGPFTITSQNTATSYTGGSSQTITWNVAGTTANNINAANVDILWSTDNGSTWTTLLTGTPNDGSEAVTIPNAATTSGRIMVKGSNHIFFDVNNANISVTTSELSISETAHAGSTEIKLYPNPVKDILTLSNTKNEEYKIYDMSGKLAMEGTLQNGTLNVSRLVKGAYVIQVGKFSKRFIKK; translated from the coding sequence ATGAAAAAACAACTATTAATGATGGGAATGCTTGTCCTGTCAGGTATTTCTTTTGCGCAAACAGACCGTCTTTGGTCCAAAGGATCTCAAAAAACATCTTCATCTGTCTTTGAAAATGTATCAAATATTAATGATCCAAGACTCTTTAATGTGGACATCAACGGCTTAAAAAACATACTGGCAAGAACTCCGAAAAATGTAACAGAAAAATCAAATATCATTATTTCTTTTCCAAATTCATTAGGGAAAATGGAAAACTTCAGAGTCACTGAAAATTCTAATTTTGATCCTGAATTAGCAGCCAAATATCCGGATATTAAATCTTATGTTGGACAGGGAATAGGTGATCAATCTTCAACAGTATATTTCAGTATTTCCACATTAGGTTTATCTTCTATGGAAATTTATGGTGATAAATCTGCCATTTTTATTGAGCCTTACACCAAAGACCTTTCTACCTATATTGTTTATAAAAAATCTGACAGAAGAGATAATCTAAATAAACTTGAATGTAAGGTACTGGAAACAGCGGAGAAGGGAACTTCCCATACAGACACAGCTAAAAATGCCAATGATGCCACCCTGAGAACGTATAGGCTGGCACTTTCATGTACCGGAGAATATACCAGTTATTTTGGAGGTACAAAAGCTCAGGCATTAGCTGCAATGAACAATACAATGACCCGTGTAAATGCTATCTTTGAGAATGATTTTGCGGCAAGAATGGTACTTATTCCTAACAACGATGCTATTATTTATACCAATGCCAACTCAGATCCCTATTCTGTTTCCTCTCAAATGGATAAATGGAATAATGAACTGATGAATGCATTAAGCTCCACTATTGGTAATGAAAACTTCGACATCGGCCATTTATTCGGCAAAGATGGCGGCGGCGGGAATGCAGGGTGCATCGGATGTATCTGTAATAACGATATGTCTACCTATGTTTACCAAGGAATAACCTATCCTAACAATTATAAAGGAAGTGGTTATACATCACCATCCAATGGAGTGCCTTCAGGAGATACTTTTGATATTGATTATGTAGCTCACGAAATGGGGCATCAGTTTGGCGGAAACCATACATGGTCTTATTCTACCCAATCAGGTTTGCAGCCTGTGGAACCTGGTTCAGGATCTACAATTATGGGGTATGCCGGAATCACGAACTATGATGTTCAAAAAAACTCTGATGCGTTTTTCCATGCCCAAAGCATTCAGCAAATTACCAATACCATCAAGGCAACAACTTGTTCTGTAAACACCCCTACGGGAAATACCATTCCTACAGCCAATGCTGGATTGGATTACACCATTCCTAAAAGTACACCTTTTGTATTAACGGGTTCCGGAACTGATGCAGACGGAGATCCACTTACCTATATCTGGGAACAGATGGATAAAGGAACATCTTCGCAAACAGGAAGCAATTCTGCCGCAACCGCTACAAAAACGGCAGGTCCTACATTCAGATCATGGACTCCTGTTACTTCTCCTGTAAGATATTTTCCAAGAATGGCTTCAGTCTTAACAGGAGCAACCACTACCGCAGGAATGGAAATTAATGTGGAAGCTCTATCTTCAGTTTCCAGAGACCTGAATTTCAGATTTACCGTTAGGGATAATAAATTAGGAGGTGCAGGAAACAGTTCAGATGATACAAAAATTACAGTAAATGCTGCTGCAGGACCTTTCACCATAACATCACAAAATACAGCGACATCCTATACAGGAGGAAGCTCACAGACGATAACATGGAATGTAGCAGGAACAACTGCCAATAATATTAATGCAGCCAATGTAGACATTCTATGGTCAACAGATAATGGAAGTACATGGACTACCCTATTAACAGGAACTCCGAATGATGGCTCTGAAGCAGTAACGATTCCTAATGCAGCAACCACTTCAGGAAGAATTATGGTGAAAGGAAGCAATCACATCTTCTTTGATGTGAATAATGCCAATATTTCGGTAACAACCAGTGAATTATCTATCTCAGAAACAGCACACGCAGGATCCACAGAGATTAAGCTTTACCCTAATCCTGTAAAAGATATTCTTACGCTTTCAAACACCAAAAATGAGGAGTATAAAATCTACGATATGTCAGGAAAACTGGCCATGGAAGGAACACTTCAGAATGGAACCCTCAATGTAAGCAGATTGGTAAAAGGAGCTTATGTGATCCAAGTCGGAAAGTTCTCAAAAAGATTTATTAAAAAATAA
- a CDS encoding glycohydrolase toxin TNT-related protein: protein MKHLFKYIFFFTIASFSIACSSDREDEIENTPNPVKIVFYKNADELAVTYDNNGTVNQTIRNQAYELYKQGKWKELEALFKANGLNGGWPPANGGYNIVDEVPIQAGQKFDRYSGAINYSGSGNPTLGGSFTSPIINGYVYTFTERALNQEENKYDFYYEIDVLNNALPFKSQTADIIPWFNQTGNGKQTMWKIPVDITTGFQKTWNKLAEEGYVKITIKKSPSGKYNNLVGTVIQ from the coding sequence ATGAAACATTTATTTAAGTACATTTTTTTCTTTACCATTGCATCGTTTTCCATCGCCTGTAGTTCAGACAGAGAAGATGAAATTGAAAACACTCCCAACCCGGTTAAAATAGTATTCTATAAAAATGCTGATGAACTTGCTGTAACCTATGACAATAATGGAACAGTGAATCAAACCATCAGAAATCAGGCCTATGAATTGTATAAGCAAGGAAAATGGAAAGAACTGGAAGCACTTTTTAAAGCAAATGGACTCAACGGAGGATGGCCGCCTGCCAATGGAGGATACAATATCGTAGATGAAGTTCCTATTCAGGCCGGACAAAAATTTGACAGATACAGTGGGGCTATCAACTATAGCGGAAGTGGAAACCCTACTTTAGGAGGAAGCTTTACCAGCCCGATCATCAATGGATATGTGTATACCTTTACAGAAAGAGCATTAAACCAGGAGGAAAATAAATATGATTTCTATTATGAGATTGATGTTTTAAATAATGCACTCCCTTTCAAGTCTCAAACTGCAGATATCATTCCTTGGTTTAATCAGACTGGTAACGGTAAGCAAACCATGTGGAAGATTCCGGTTGATATCACGACAGGATTTCAGAAAACATGGAATAAACTGGCAGAGGAGGGATATGTAAAGATCACCATCAAAAAAAGTCCAAGCGGAAAATACAATAATCTGGTAGGAACCGTTATTCAGTAA
- a CDS encoding dipeptidase, whose product MNTINIDLHCDLLYYLLRSDSALDDRGIGCSLPYLKEGNVKLQVMAIYSGTGKDSTVYGLEQSKLFANLIKNENFFLFDHRNYKNPENENRVGVIASIENASSFCDENENLESGFKKLETIIDHTQKVLYIGITHHLENRFGGGNNAEAGLKDDGKVLIDYIADKKIAIDLAHTSDQLAYDIFNYIDQRNYSIPILASHSNYRTVYKNNRNLPDELAKEVIKRKGLIGLNFIKDYIDVDHSERLYEHIQYGLDLGGEDCMAYGADYFYWKDHPDTSRHPFFFEEHSNASKFPAINREIEERFSSELVDKISHRNVLNFIENMYK is encoded by the coding sequence ATTCAGCCCTAGATGATAGGGGAATTGGTTGTTCCTTACCTTATTTAAAAGAAGGAAATGTAAAGCTTCAGGTGATGGCTATCTATTCCGGAACAGGAAAAGACAGTACTGTTTATGGGTTGGAGCAAAGTAAACTATTTGCAAACCTGATTAAAAATGAAAACTTTTTCCTTTTTGATCATCGCAATTATAAAAATCCTGAAAATGAAAATAGGGTTGGAGTGATTGCTTCCATTGAAAATGCTTCCTCTTTCTGTGATGAAAATGAAAATCTGGAATCCGGGTTTAAAAAACTGGAAACCATTATTGATCATACTCAAAAGGTTCTTTATATAGGAATTACACACCATCTGGAAAACCGTTTTGGGGGAGGAAATAATGCAGAAGCAGGATTAAAAGACGATGGTAAAGTGTTAATCGATTATATTGCTGATAAAAAAATAGCGATCGATCTGGCCCATACAAGTGATCAGTTGGCTTATGATATTTTCAACTATATTGATCAAAGAAATTATTCCATTCCTATTCTGGCAAGCCATTCAAATTACAGAACAGTTTATAAAAACAATAGAAACCTTCCTGATGAACTGGCTAAGGAAGTGATTAAAAGAAAGGGATTGATAGGCCTTAATTTCATCAAGGATTATATTGATGTTGACCATTCTGAAAGATTGTATGAGCATATCCAGTATGGATTGGATCTGGGTGGGGAAGACTGTATGGCTTATGGAGCTGATTATTTTTACTGGAAAGACCATCCCGACACATCCCGCCATCCTTTTTTCTTTGAAGAACATTCCAATGCCTCAAAATTTCCGGCAATCAATAGAGAAATTGAAGAGAGGTTTTCATCCGAATTGGTAGATAAAATCAGTCATAGGAATGTATTGAATTTTATAGAAAATATGTATAAATAA
- the leuB gene encoding 3-isopropylmalate dehydrogenase, translated as MSNNYFKIAVLPGDGIGPEIISESIKILDVIAEVFQYKFHFDYGLIGAEAIFKTGNPLPEETLKICKESDAVLFGAIGDPVFDNNPEAKVRPEQGLLKLRKELGLFANIRPLKTYASLIEKSPLKREIIEGADIQIFRELVSGIYFGEKFTDPEGEYAYDVCKYSREDILPIAHMAFQEAQKRNKKLTLIDKANVLDTSRLWRKIVQEIASEYPEVQLDYMFVDNAAMQLILNPKQFDVILTENMFGDIISDEASVIGGSIGLLPSASVGENNALFEPIHGSYPQAKGKGIANPIASILSVAMMLEHLGLQVAANKLKQSVEHAIENKYVTIDLNSKQYYSTSEVGSFIADHIKYSEKSYYNFENVKIGKSTIV; from the coding sequence ATGAGCAACAATTATTTTAAAATAGCAGTTCTTCCCGGAGATGGAATTGGACCGGAGATTATCAGTGAAAGCATCAAGATTTTGGATGTTATTGCTGAAGTATTTCAATACAAATTCCATTTCGATTATGGATTGATCGGTGCTGAAGCTATTTTTAAGACGGGTAATCCATTACCCGAGGAAACTTTAAAAATTTGTAAGGAATCTGATGCTGTTCTTTTCGGAGCAATAGGGGATCCTGTATTTGACAATAACCCGGAGGCTAAAGTAAGACCGGAGCAGGGATTGTTGAAGCTTCGTAAGGAATTGGGGTTATTTGCCAATATCCGTCCATTAAAAACGTATGCTTCTCTGATTGAAAAAAGTCCGCTTAAACGGGAAATTATTGAAGGTGCCGATATTCAGATTTTCAGAGAACTGGTAAGTGGAATTTATTTTGGTGAAAAATTTACTGATCCGGAGGGTGAATATGCATATGATGTATGTAAATACAGCCGTGAAGACATTCTTCCTATTGCTCATATGGCATTTCAGGAAGCTCAGAAAAGAAATAAAAAACTTACTCTTATTGATAAAGCCAACGTATTGGATACTTCAAGGTTATGGAGAAAGATAGTGCAGGAAATAGCCTCTGAATATCCGGAAGTACAACTGGATTATATGTTTGTGGATAATGCTGCTATGCAACTGATCCTGAATCCAAAGCAGTTTGATGTTATTTTAACAGAGAATATGTTTGGAGATATTATTTCTGATGAAGCAAGTGTAATTGGAGGTTCCATCGGGTTACTTCCATCGGCATCGGTAGGAGAGAATAATGCTTTGTTTGAACCTATTCACGGGTCTTATCCTCAGGCTAAAGGAAAAGGGATTGCTAATCCTATTGCTTCGATCCTGAGTGTGGCAATGATGCTGGAGCATTTGGGTTTACAGGTTGCAGCCAATAAATTGAAGCAATCTGTAGAGCATGCCATTGAAAATAAATATGTCACTATTGACCTTAACAGTAAGCAATATTATTCTACCAGTGAGGTGGGAAGCTTTATTGCAGATCATATTAAATATTCCGAGAAGTCCTATTATAACTTTGAAAATGTAAAAATCGGAAAATCAACCATTGTATAA
- the leuD gene encoding 3-isopropylmalate dehydratase small subunit has translation MQKLVIIKSRAVPLPVENIDTDQIIPARFLKSIDRKGFGENLFRDWRFNIHSGEPNPDFVLNNPKFEGEILVAGNNFGCGSSREHAAWSLTDYGFKVVVSSFFADIFKGNALNNGLLPVKVSEEFLKEILEGINENPDNEIAIDVELQSISFKDTTETFEIDSYKKICLLNGYDDIDFLISKKQAITKFELKTHATNEQQLF, from the coding sequence ATGCAAAAATTAGTTATTATAAAATCCCGTGCAGTTCCATTGCCGGTAGAAAATATAGATACAGATCAGATTATTCCGGCAAGATTCTTAAAAAGTATAGACAGAAAGGGATTTGGAGAGAATCTGTTCAGAGATTGGAGGTTTAATATTCATTCTGGTGAGCCTAATCCTGATTTTGTTCTTAATAATCCAAAATTTGAGGGAGAAATTCTGGTGGCAGGAAATAATTTTGGATGCGGAAGCAGCCGTGAGCATGCTGCCTGGTCACTGACGGATTATGGGTTTAAAGTGGTTGTTTCCAGTTTTTTCGCAGATATCTTTAAAGGGAATGCCTTGAATAATGGACTTCTTCCTGTAAAGGTTTCTGAAGAGTTTTTAAAAGAAATTTTAGAGGGGATCAATGAAAATCCTGATAATGAGATTGCCATTGATGTAGAATTACAGTCGATCAGCTTTAAAGATACCACGGAAACCTTTGAAATAGATTCATACAAAAAAATATGCCTTTTGAATGGCTATGACGATATTGATTTTTTAATCAGCAAGAAACAGGCGATTACAAAATTTGAACTAAAAACACACGCAACCAATGAGCAACAATTATTTTAA
- a CDS encoding TlpA family protein disulfide reductase, protein MKKFITNIVAASSLFLATQQLSAQKVVVNREVETQKDGKMLLGHQLKEQFLKAPYADWYVKEHDEYALDQKAISELKKERIGSYDVIVFIGTWCEDSHRDFPRLMKILEEVSYPESKLTIIAVNRKKESPTGDESLYNIQKVPTIILKRYGKEVGRIVEMPTSGYIERDLAEILKKNDTSVIKEIFK, encoded by the coding sequence ATGAAAAAATTTATTACAAATATTGTTGCCGCTTCAAGTTTATTTTTAGCTACCCAGCAGCTTAGTGCTCAAAAAGTAGTGGTTAACCGTGAGGTTGAAACTCAGAAAGACGGAAAAATGCTTCTGGGACATCAGCTGAAAGAGCAGTTTCTGAAAGCACCTTACGCCGACTGGTATGTAAAGGAACACGATGAGTATGCGCTTGATCAAAAAGCCATCAGTGAACTGAAAAAGGAAAGAATAGGATCTTATGATGTTATTGTTTTCATTGGAACCTGGTGTGAGGACAGTCACAGGGATTTTCCAAGGCTGATGAAAATATTAGAAGAAGTCAGCTATCCGGAAAGTAAACTGACCATTATTGCTGTTAACCGTAAAAAAGAATCTCCAACCGGAGACGAATCTCTGTATAACATTCAAAAAGTTCCTACCATTATCCTTAAAAGATATGGAAAAGAAGTAGGAAGAATTGTAGAAATGCCTACCAGCGGTTATATTGAAAGAGATTTGGCTGAAATTCTGAAAAAGAACGACACTTCTGTAATTAAAGAAATTTTTAAATAG